From the genome of Eublepharis macularius isolate TG4126 chromosome 12, MPM_Emac_v1.0, whole genome shotgun sequence, one region includes:
- the LOC129339266 gene encoding vomeronasal type-2 receptor 26-like: MAGRAYLLVRDIATAAYERYRKEEITTGTAFCVINLKRLSIKMKKYQHVFSLIFAVHEINKNPNLLPNVTLGFHIYDNSFNSRTTHEVILDLLFTQQKNALNYRCARKGGILAIIGEFTDKSMIEIFNIYKIPQFTYGTHKTLLSGKTGAPSLHWISPREATHHMGIVQLLQHFRWTWIGLIVSNDDAGESFLQNFIPILAQHSICVAFLHKDTVKSYDIGDKFIDNFLKLTPALLLTKVNVIILKGESRLINFIASHIIFFEFVTKIYIGKVWVMPPQWYFSVTSSGILIGAQPFQGALSFSISTNVVPGFRNFLQTLKPDESLMHFLCLFWQYAFKCHLSEEYDKLFEKCTGNEKLENLPRIMFEMHMTGQSYAIYNAVYAVAHTLHAEYFSRQRTMLNRGKFEHLHIHPWQLQFSLENIHFNNGAQHEVLFENGELSVGYDIVNWVTFPNQSYLKVQVGKFAPSHEFIIQEDNIVWNNRFQQMPPCSKCVESCHLGHSQIIQEGKPVCCYDCAPCPENMISNETDAVLCVKCPEDQYPSRYQDQCIPKAITFLSYHEPLGILLLSLALSFAVITCLVMQIFLKNWNTPIVKANNRHLTCILLVTILLCYLSSLFFIGKPGKDTCLVRQMAFGILFSVSISCVLAKTVIVVLAFMVTKPGNWLRTFLGKDVANTIVLSCSLIQVGICIAWVSTSPPASHVDMHSQYGQIIVECDEGSVTMFYCVLGYMGFLATISFMVAFQARKLPDTFNEAKFITFSMLVFCSVWISFLPAYLSTKGKHIVTVEIFAILASNTGLLACIFSPKCYILVLKTDLNSRKLMIQKKS, translated from the exons atggccgggcgtgcttatCTTTTGGTCAGAGATATTGCAACTGCGG cCTACGAAagatacagaaaggaagagattaCAACTGGCACAGCATTTTGTGTCATAAACCTGAAAAGACTGAG tataaaaatgaaaaaatatcAGCATGTCTTTTCCCTGATTTTTGCTGTTCATGAGATCAATAAGAATCCCAATCTCTTGCCCAATGTCACCCTTGGATTTCACATCTATGATAATTCTTTTAATTCAAGAACTACACATGAAGTCATCCTGGATCTACTTTTCACACAGCAAAAGAATGCACTCAACTACAGGTGTGCTAGGAAAGGTGGTATACTAGCTATTATTGGGGAGTTCACTGATAAAAGTATGATTGAAATTTTCAACATCTACAAGATTCCTCAG TTCACTTATGGTACCCATAAAACATTGCTTAGTGGAAAAACTGGAGCTCCTTCTTTGCACTGGATATCCCCAAGAGAAGCTACTCATCACATGGGCATTGTTCAGCTGCTCCAGCATTTCCGATGGACATGGATTGGCCTAATTGTTTCCAATGATGATGCTGGAGAAAGTTTTTTACAGAACTTCATACCTATCCTTGCCCAGCATAGCATTTGTGTTGCTTTTCTGCATAAGGATACAGTAAAGAGCTATGATATTGGGGATAAGTTTATTGACAATTTCCTCAAGCTAACACCAGCACTTTTATTAACTAAAGTCAATGTGATTATTCTTAAGGGAGAATCTCGGTTAATCAATTTCATAGCATCCCACATAATTTTCTTTGAATTTGTCACCAAGATCTACATAGGGAAAGTTTGGGTTATGCCACCCCAATGGTATTTCAGTGTCACGTCATCCGGGATACTTATTGGTGCGCAACCTTTCCAGGGTGCTTTGTCCTTCAGCATCAGCACTAATGTTGTGCCAGGGTTCAGGAACTTTCTTCAGACCTTAAAACCAGATGAATCACTGATGCATTTCCTCTGTTTGTTCTGGCAATATGCCTTCAAATGTCATCTTTCTGAGGAATACGATAAACTATTTGAAAAATGTACAGGGAATGAAAAGTTGGAGAATCTACCTAGAATTATGTTTGAGATGCATATGACTGGTCAGAGTTATGCgatctacaatgctgtctatgccGTAGCCCATACTTTGCATGCCGAATACTTTTCCAGACAAAGGACCATGCTCAACAGAGGCAAGTTCGAGCATTTGCACATTCACCCATGGCAG CTTCAGTTTTCCCTGGAAAACATCCACTTTAACAATGGAGCACAACATGAAGTCCTGTTTGAGAATGGAGAATTATCTGTTGGGTATGATATTGTCAACTGGGTCACCTTTCCCAATCAATCCTACCTTAaagtccaggttggaaaatttgcTCCAAGCCATGAGTTCATCATCCAAGAAGATAATATTGTTTGGAATAACAGATTTCAACAG ATGCCCCCCTGCTCCAAGTGTGTTGAGAGCTGCCATCTTGGGCACAGCCAGATAATTCAGGAGGGGAAACCAGTATGTTGCTATGATTGTGCTCCATGCCCTGAAAATATGATTTCTAATGAGACTG ATGCAGTTCTTTGTGTCAAGTGCCCGGAGGATCAGTATCCAAGCAGATACCAAGATCAATGTATTCCAAAGGCCATCACCTTCCTATCCTACCATGAGCCTTTGGGGATACTTTTACTTTCTCTTGCTCTTTCTTTTGCTGTGATCACATGCTTGGTGATGCAAATCTTTTTAAAGAACTGGAATACAcccatcgtcaaagccaacaaccggcaCCTGACGTGCATTCTTCTTGTCACCATTCTGCTTTGCTACCTTTCTTCCCTCTTTTTTATTGGCAAACCAGGGAAGGATACCTGCCTTGTGCGACAAATGGCTTTTGGCATCCTTTTCTCTGTGTCTATTTCTTGTGTGTTGGCAAAAACTGTTATTGTGGTCCTGGCTTTTATGGTCACAAAGCCAGGCAATTGGTTGAGAACATTCCTAGGGAAAGATGTAGCTAACACCATTGTTCTTTCCTGTTCTCTTATTCAAGTGGGCATTTGTATTGCATGGGTGTCAACTTCTCCTCCTGCTTCACATGTTGACATGCATTCACAGTATGGGCAGATCATAGTGGAATGTGATGAAGGCTCCGTCACAATGTTCTACTGTGtcctgggctacatgggctttCTGGCCACCATCAGCTTCATGGTGGCTTTCCAAGCCAGAAAATTGCCAGACACTTTCAATGAAGCgaagttcatcaccttcagcatgctggtatTTTGCAGTGTCTGGATCTCCTTTCTTCCAGCTTATCTGAGCACTAAAGGAAAGCATATTGTGACTGTAGAGATTTTTGCCATCTTGGCATCCAACACTGGGCTGTTGGCTTGCATCTTTTCTCCCAAATGTTACATTCTTGTTCTAAAAACTGATCTTAATTCCAGAAAGTTGATGATACAGAAAAAGAGTTAA